One segment of Phragmites australis chromosome 13, lpPhrAust1.1, whole genome shotgun sequence DNA contains the following:
- the LOC133888554 gene encoding probable E3 ubiquitin-protein ligase HIP1 isoform X2 → MQGQRNSVEHYADVFGFDIGSGSGNPVMDQQTYWNNVLESVESQNLQGYQMNHSDAAIPYGNEAHRDDGAFLGFWESGEASSSGSSLNYGNSNNVKTEHLNIGGGLRIGDRRLVAENNISLDADINLNANVNDLCGQSSNVNCASQGPEQYGGCERNGTIPQPSDLRLHPYRTFLLGAEQPDSFTSLNPSENPLGDISLMPEGIDQRPGSPLDGRRLACKRKNIEGANGQSSAGASTSFSHRNSNAFNNIVSSSYNTAPIRNSSSPDCLLVPSPIEDQPPRYGTNAGLSSSSYDPSGGISNTGNSQRSFRARTTMAQQFAPCSVWPSSNAIRLSNSWSHQPPHLQSAFDEPQEVIPVVSSLNLQYQHPVNVVPGVPQAANRFTGHGASSSRAGSLENRIIGGEEVTRRNVVPTNFSDLVPPAAVDLRHLVPEPSNWSSDGRGTAISGNTPPVPRANTNSTVNPPAGFTHQNLNRRHPRNLSEEIGRLSGALRGHQSPRLRSGFLLERQGEGVWGVPLSMRSREGRRLMEIRNALEMIHRGENVRLESIFYGGVDIHDRHREMRLDIDNMSYEELLALEERIGNVSTGLNEEAVTKLLKRRKFSSWRLKASSDHEPCCICQA, encoded by the exons ATGCAAGGGCAGAGGAATTCTGTCGAGCATTATGCTGATGTTTTTGGATTTGACATTGGATCTGGTTCAGGCAACCCTGTCATGGACCAACAGACATATTGGAATAATGTTCTTGAATCAGTAGAATCACAGAATCTTCAAGGTTATCAGATGAACCACAGTGACGCTGCCATCCCATATGGAAATGAAGCACACCGAGATGATGGTGCATTTCTTGGTTTCTGGGAGTCAGGCGAAGCTAGTTCAAGTGGCAGCTCACTAAACTATGGGAACTCTAACAATGTAAAAACAGAGCATCTTAACATCGGTGGTGGCCTGAGGATTGGCGACAGACGACTGGTAGCTGAAAATAATATTTCTCTTGATGCGGATATAAACCTTAATGCCAACGTTAATGATCTATGTGGTCAAAGTTCAAATGTTAACTGTGCCTCTCAAGGTCCTGAGCAGTATGGTGGCTGTGAGCGCAATGGTACAATTCCTCAGCCATCTGACCTGAggttacatccatacaggacaTTCCTACTAGGTGCAGAGCAACCAGACTCTTTTACCTCTTTGAATCCCAGCGAAAATCCTTTGGGTGATATTTCACTAATGCCAGAGGGCATTGATCAAAGACCAGGGAGTCCCCTGGACGGTCGCCGACTTGCGTGcaagagaaaaaatattgaaGGAGCCAATGGGCAGAGTTCAGCTGGTGCTAGCACAAGTTTTTCCCACAGGAACAGTAATGCCTTCAATAACATTGTTTCTTCAAGTTACAATACTGCTCCTATCAGAAATTCATCTTCTCCGGATTGCTTGTTGGTTCCAAGTCCCATTGAAGATCAACCCCCGCGTTATGGAACTAATGCAGGACTCTCATCTAGTAGCTATGATCCTAGTGGAGGCATTAGCAATACAGGGAATTCACAGAGAAGTTTCCGGGCAAGAACTACCATGGCTCAACAGTTTGCTCCCTGTAGTGTATGGCCCTCTTCAAATGCTATTAGGCTTTCTAATTCATGGAGTCATCAGCCGCCTCACCTGCAGAGTGCATTTGATGAGCCACAAGAGGTAATTCCTGTGGTCAGTAGCCTCAACTTGCAATACCAACATCCAGTAAATGTTGTTCCTGGTGTTCCGCAAGCTGCAAACCGTTTCACTGGTCATGGAGCTTCATCATCGAGAGCTGGCAGTTTGGAGAACAGAATTATTGGTGGTGAAGAGGTCACCAGGAGGAATGTGGTGCCTACCAACTTCTCTGATTTGGTCCCCCCTGCTGCAGTAGACTTGAGGCATTTGGTGCCAGAACCATCTAACTGGAGTTCTGATGGTCGAGGCACTGCAATATCAGGAAATACTCCTCCTGTACCAAGAGCTAATACTAATTCAACAGTTAATCCACCAGCAGGATTCACTCACCAAAACCTGAATAGACGCCATCCTCGAAACTTGTCAGAG GAGATTGGTCGTCTATCTGGAGCACTACGTGGTCATCAATCCCCACGCTTAAGGTCAGGGTTTCTGTTGGAGCGCCAGGGTGAAGGTGTTTGGGGTGTTCCTCTATCAATGAGGAGTAGGGAAGGAAGAAGGTTAATGGAG ATTCGGAATGCACTTGAAATGATTCATAGAGGGGAGAATGTAAGATTAGAG TCTATTTTTTATGGAGGCGTCGATATTCATGACAGACACAGGGAGATGCGCCTTGACATAGACAATATGTCTTATGAG GAGCTGTTAGCACTGGAGGAAAGAATAGGAAATGTTAGCACTGGCCTCAATGAGGAAGCAGTGACAAAGCTGCTCAAGCGAAGGAAATTTTCATCATGGAGATTAAAAGCATCTTCGGACCATGAGCCATGTTGTATCTGCCAG
- the LOC133888554 gene encoding probable E3 ubiquitin-protein ligase HIP1 isoform X1, with protein MQGQRNSVEHYADVFGFDIGSGSGNPVMDQQTYWNNVLESVESQNLQGYQMNHSDAAIPYGNEAHRDDGAFLGFWESGEASSSGSSLNYGNSNNVKTEHLNIGGGLRIGDRRLVAENNISLDADINLNANVNDLCGQSSNVNCASQGPEQYGGCERNGTIPQPSDLRLHPYRTFLLGAEQPDSFTSLNPSENPLGDISLMPEGIDQRPGSPLDGRRLACKRKNIEGANGQSSAGASTSFSHRNSNAFNNIVSSSYNTAPIRNSSSPDCLLVPSPIEDQPPRYGTNAGLSSSSYDPSGGISNTGNSQRSFRARTTMAQQFAPCSVWPSSNAIRLSNSWSHQPPHLQSAFDEPQEVIPVVSSLNLQYQHPVNVVPGVPQAANRFTGHGASSSRAGSLENRIIGGEEVTRRNVVPTNFSDLVPPAAVDLRHLVPEPSNWSSDGRGTAISGNTPPVPRANTNSTVNPPAGFTHQNLNRRHPRNLSEEIGRLSGALRGHQSPRLRSGFLLERQGEGVWGVPLSMRSREGRRLMEIRNALEMIHRGENVRLESIFYGGVDIHDRHREMRLDIDNMSYEELLALEERIGNVSTGLNEEAVTKLLKRRKFSSWRLKASSDHEPCCICQEEYTDGDDLGRLDCGHDFHAGCIKQWLVLKNLCPICKNTALKT; from the exons ATGCAAGGGCAGAGGAATTCTGTCGAGCATTATGCTGATGTTTTTGGATTTGACATTGGATCTGGTTCAGGCAACCCTGTCATGGACCAACAGACATATTGGAATAATGTTCTTGAATCAGTAGAATCACAGAATCTTCAAGGTTATCAGATGAACCACAGTGACGCTGCCATCCCATATGGAAATGAAGCACACCGAGATGATGGTGCATTTCTTGGTTTCTGGGAGTCAGGCGAAGCTAGTTCAAGTGGCAGCTCACTAAACTATGGGAACTCTAACAATGTAAAAACAGAGCATCTTAACATCGGTGGTGGCCTGAGGATTGGCGACAGACGACTGGTAGCTGAAAATAATATTTCTCTTGATGCGGATATAAACCTTAATGCCAACGTTAATGATCTATGTGGTCAAAGTTCAAATGTTAACTGTGCCTCTCAAGGTCCTGAGCAGTATGGTGGCTGTGAGCGCAATGGTACAATTCCTCAGCCATCTGACCTGAggttacatccatacaggacaTTCCTACTAGGTGCAGAGCAACCAGACTCTTTTACCTCTTTGAATCCCAGCGAAAATCCTTTGGGTGATATTTCACTAATGCCAGAGGGCATTGATCAAAGACCAGGGAGTCCCCTGGACGGTCGCCGACTTGCGTGcaagagaaaaaatattgaaGGAGCCAATGGGCAGAGTTCAGCTGGTGCTAGCACAAGTTTTTCCCACAGGAACAGTAATGCCTTCAATAACATTGTTTCTTCAAGTTACAATACTGCTCCTATCAGAAATTCATCTTCTCCGGATTGCTTGTTGGTTCCAAGTCCCATTGAAGATCAACCCCCGCGTTATGGAACTAATGCAGGACTCTCATCTAGTAGCTATGATCCTAGTGGAGGCATTAGCAATACAGGGAATTCACAGAGAAGTTTCCGGGCAAGAACTACCATGGCTCAACAGTTTGCTCCCTGTAGTGTATGGCCCTCTTCAAATGCTATTAGGCTTTCTAATTCATGGAGTCATCAGCCGCCTCACCTGCAGAGTGCATTTGATGAGCCACAAGAGGTAATTCCTGTGGTCAGTAGCCTCAACTTGCAATACCAACATCCAGTAAATGTTGTTCCTGGTGTTCCGCAAGCTGCAAACCGTTTCACTGGTCATGGAGCTTCATCATCGAGAGCTGGCAGTTTGGAGAACAGAATTATTGGTGGTGAAGAGGTCACCAGGAGGAATGTGGTGCCTACCAACTTCTCTGATTTGGTCCCCCCTGCTGCAGTAGACTTGAGGCATTTGGTGCCAGAACCATCTAACTGGAGTTCTGATGGTCGAGGCACTGCAATATCAGGAAATACTCCTCCTGTACCAAGAGCTAATACTAATTCAACAGTTAATCCACCAGCAGGATTCACTCACCAAAACCTGAATAGACGCCATCCTCGAAACTTGTCAGAG GAGATTGGTCGTCTATCTGGAGCACTACGTGGTCATCAATCCCCACGCTTAAGGTCAGGGTTTCTGTTGGAGCGCCAGGGTGAAGGTGTTTGGGGTGTTCCTCTATCAATGAGGAGTAGGGAAGGAAGAAGGTTAATGGAG ATTCGGAATGCACTTGAAATGATTCATAGAGGGGAGAATGTAAGATTAGAG TCTATTTTTTATGGAGGCGTCGATATTCATGACAGACACAGGGAGATGCGCCTTGACATAGACAATATGTCTTATGAG GAGCTGTTAGCACTGGAGGAAAGAATAGGAAATGTTAGCACTGGCCTCAATGAGGAAGCAGTGACAAAGCTGCTCAAGCGAAGGAAATTTTCATCATGGAGATTAAAAGCATCTTCGGACCATGAGCCATGTTGTATCTGCCAG
- the LOC133889201 gene encoding WUSCHEL-related homeobox 4-like, with protein sequence MRLHHFHMAYFEKATSSSSPSSISPSLPSSAIPLCLRPLAPKISFPEARKMVVLPEFARVRHASRLLNCTVQVPTAGTTRWNPSSEQIKVLETLYRGGMRTPNSFQIERITEELGKYGRIEGKNVFYWFQNHKARERQKQKRAALLTLKDGAEKKEASADATSCKRRCKTWADGHGDAATTEVDDCTDDVTLELFPLRPQGKSN encoded by the exons ATGAGACTTCACCATTTCCATATGGCTTACTTTGAGAAAGCGACATCATCGTCGTCTCCATCATCCATCTCCCCGTCTCTCCCTTCCTCTGCCATTCCTCTCTGTCTGCGTCCACTTGCACCGAAAATCTCATTCCCTGAGGCGAGGAAGATGGTCGTCCTTCCTGAGTTTGCTCGCGTCAGACATGCTTCAAGGCTTCTGAACTGCACG GTGCAGGTGCCGACGGCTGGCACGACACGGTGGAACCCGTCGTCGGAGCAGATAAAGGTGCTGGAGACGCTGTACCGCGGCGGGATGCGCACGCCGAACTCATTCCAGATCGAGCGCATCACGGAGGAGCTCGGCAAGTACGGCCGGATCGAGGGCAAGAACGTCTTCTACTGGTTCCAGAACCACAAGGCCCGCGAGCGGCAGAAGCAGAAGCGCGCCGCCCTCCTCACCCTCAAA GATGGGGCAGAGAAGAAGGAAGCGAGCGCGGATGCAACGAGCTGCAAGCGAAGGTGCAAGACCTGGGCCGATGGCCATGGCGATGCGGCTACGACGGAGGTAGACGACTGCACCGACGATGTGACCCTGGAGCTCTTTCCGTTGCGTCCTCAGGGGAAATCGAATTAA
- the LOC133888787 gene encoding uncharacterized protein LOC133888787, protein MSCLVFSIGPSDGCVVTTLYARFTQEYIDYLKGIGTYIGLPLAFLNVDIWHYFLLCLPVCCFQYTETYRGRSYFGSPDFQCDHCHALFWYIESVRGSSTARGRGPVYNLCCKGGKVQIPPFRERPPFLRDLLKYDDEPRCKKFLKQIRQYNCLFAFSSMGARIDNAINRGRGPYVFRINGQIHHRIGSLLPTDGEAPRFVELYIYDTENEMTNRIHALDPAETLDGELDKEIIKGLLQMLDQYNPLVKKFRMARDRLKEYPDENLAIRIIGARDGDPVQYNLPTCDELALLVVADFSLDTFKRDIIVDCLDGGLRQISILHPALMALQYPLLFPYGERGFQVGVPYVGADLTRSNARNKMTMQDYYRYCFHYRRNQPNPYLCCGRLSSQAKVDARACIDENRLQWIIDNQDKLRVEQFQGIVDAVTNGSIDGNAVGKRMYLPASHTGGRRYMIQNFHDAIAITRVYGVTDIFLTFTCNPKWPEIAEALRFERGQKHTDRADIVVRVYHMKLQEMLGDIKSDMPFGPINAGVLPVHLLHFCL, encoded by the coding sequence ATGAGTTGCCTTGTTTTCTCGATAGGACCAAGCGATGGTTGTGTTGTGACTACCCTATATGCGCGCTTCACACAGGAGTATATAGATTATTTAAAAGGTATAGGCACATACATAGGATTGCCCTTAGCGTTTCTAAATGTCGACATATGGCACTATTTCTTATTATGTTTGCCTGTGTGTTGCTTTCAATACACAGAAACTTATCGCGGGAGGTCATATTTTGGATCTCCAGATTTTCAATGTGATCATTGCCATGCTTTATTCTGGTATATAGAATCTGTACGAGGATCGTCTACTGCCAGGGGACGAGGACCAGTTTATAACCTATGTTGTAAAGGTGGGAAAGTTCAAATTCCACCGTTTAGAGAACGTCCACCCTTTCTACGAGACCTCTTAAAATACGATGACGAACCTCGATGCAAGAAATTTCTGAAACAAATCCGACAATATAATTGTTTATTTGCTTTTAGCTCAATGGGTGCTAGAATAGACaatgctataaatagaggtcgAGGTCCATACGTATTTCGTATTAATGGACAAATCCATCATCGTATTGGATCTTTGCTTCCAACAGATGGTGAGGCGCCACGGTTCGTTGAGCTTTATATCTATGATACTGAAAACGAAATGACAAATAGGATCCATGCGTTAGATCCAGCTGAAACACTAGATGGTGAGTTAGATAAAGAGATCATCAAAGGTTTGTTACAGATGTTGGATCAATATAATCCTTTagtgaaaaaatttagaatggCAAGAGATCGATTAAAAGAGTATCCTGACGAAAATTTGGCCATCAGAATCATTGGTGCCCGTGATGGTGACCCCGTGCAATATAACCTCCCAACATGTGATGAACTTGCTTTATTAGTGGTTGCGGATTTCTCGCTTGATACTTTTAAACGTGACATAATAGTCGATTGTCTTGATGGTGGTCTTCGCCAAATATCAATACTTCATCCTGCTCTCATGGCCTTGCAATATCCACTATTATTCCCATATGGTGAACGTGGTTTCCAAGTAGGTGTTCCGTATGTCGGTGCTGATTTGACAAGGTCAAATGCTCGAAATAAAATGACAATGCAAGATTACTACCGATATTGCTTTCACTATAGAAGAAACCAACCAAATCCCTATCTATGCTGTGGTAGATTATCTTCGCAGGCTAAGGTTGACGCCCGAGCTTGTATTGATGAGAATAGATTACAATGGATTATTGACAATCAGGACAAGCTTAGAGTAGAACAATTCCAAGGAATCGTTGATGCTGTAACAAATGGTTCTATAGATGGCAATGCTGTAGGTAAACGCATGTATCTTCCTGCAAGCCATACCGGAGGTAGACGCTACATGATTCAAAACTTCCATGATGCAATTGCAATAACTAGAGTCTATGGTGTTACAGATATATTTTTGACATTCACATGTAACCCAAAATGGCCTGAAATTGCTGAAGCCCTTAGATTTGAACGTGGTCAAAAACACACTGATAGAGCCGATATTGTTGTTAGGgtatatcacatgaaattacaAGAGATGCTTGGAGATATCAAAAGTGATATGCCCTTTGGCCCTATTAATGCAGGTGTGTTGCCTGTTCACTTGCTACACTTCTGTCTTTAG